One Gossypium hirsutum isolate 1008001.06 chromosome A11, Gossypium_hirsutum_v2.1, whole genome shotgun sequence genomic window carries:
- the LOC107915016 gene encoding zinc-finger homeodomain protein 2 translates to MEFEDQEEQEEEMGLAPSYDPLANSSRVKMSGVEPGSITPTAQQQQQQQRKPRYRECLKNHAVGIGGHAVDGCGEFMPAGTEGTLDALKCAACNCHRNFHRKETDLGSPHSVPMTDLYFHHPHHQPPQFTPYFRPPTGFLHMAGQQRPLALPSISGGGGGHSREDQDDVSNQGSSRKRFRTKFTQEQKEKMLALAERLGWRIQKQDEAIVQQFCNETGVKRHVFKVWMHNNKNTLDNGALRQSGDMQCNTMQEA, encoded by the exons ATGGAGTTTGAGGATCAAGAGGAGCAAGAAGAGGAGATGGGTTTGGCACCGAGTTATGACCCGCTTGCAAACTCATCTCGAGTCAAAATGTCAGGTGTCGAACCGGGTTCGATAACTCCAACGGCTCAGCAGCAGCAACAGCAGCAGAGGAAACCAAGGTATAGAGAGTGCTTGAAGAACCACGCGGTGGGAATCGGCGGTCACGCCGTCGACGGTTGCGGTGAGTTCATGCCAGCTGGAACCGAAGGTACCCTCGATGCTCTTAAATGCGCAGCTTGTAACTGCCACCGGAACTTCCACCGTAAGGAAACGGACCTGGGTTCCCCACACTCCGTCCCCATGACGGACCTCTACTTCCACCACCCCCACCACCAACCACCGCAATTCACTCCTTACTTTAGACCCCCAACGGGGTTCCTCCACATGGCTGGACAGCAAAGGCCGTTAGCCCTACCATCGATATCAGGAGGCGGCGGAGGACACAGCAGGGAAGACCAAGATGATGTTTCGAATCAAGGGAGTTCGAGGAAGAGGTTTCGAACAAAGTTCACGCAGGAACAAAAGGAGAAGATGTTGGCTTTGGCTGAGAGGTTAGGGTGGCGGATTCAAAAACAAGATGAAGCGATTGTTCAACAGTTCTGCAATGAAACTGGGGTCAAAAGGCATGTTTTCAAAGTTTGGATGCACAATAACAAGAATACTCTTG ATAATGGTGCATTGAGGCAAAGTGGAGACATGCAATGCAATACAATGCAAGAGGCGTGA